In the genome of Plasmodium yoelii strain 17X genome assembly, chromosome: 14, one region contains:
- a CDS encoding PIR protein, translating into MNVTMCGKFRAVKTWFPDTLKNDGKYQFNDQHFKEYCTNQNCDSDLAKINAVSLFLFNELFGSSDSFTINAKSNINIVDYIIIWLSYMLSLNKNMNYKNIYDFYEENIKNGSKYNQKITEVNAYNSYNDLIDKRKDLLNINFEDMSKFYDAFNTLCEMYSGLDINNSNCDICLKKSKEFAKKYDDLNESYNNTKGSPYSQLLSRLSNDYDNFKNIYKNPQISNFPILPTYSRRSVIKKTLMSIGFIFFAVSIFFGIAYKYSLFGFRKRSKKHLKEKLKK; encoded by the exons ATGAATGTAACtatg tgtggtAAATTCCGTGCTGTAAAGACCTGGTTTCCCGATACATTGAAGAATGATGGAAAGTACCAATTCAACGATCAACATTTCAAAGAGTATTGTACTAATCAAAATTGTGATAGTGATCTCGCTAAAATTAATGCTGtgtctttatttttgtttaatgaACTCTTTGGGAGTTCTGATTCGTTCACGATTAATGCAAAAAGTAATatcaatattgttgattacattatcatatggttaagttacatgctaagcttaaataaaaatatgaattataagaatatatatgatttttatGAGGAGAATATAAAGAATGGTAGTAAGTATAATCAGAAAATAACTGAAGTTAACGCTTATAATAGTTATAATGATCTCATAGATAAAAGAAAGGATTTGTtgaatattaattttgaagatatgtctaaattttatgatgcatttaataCATTATGTGAAATGTATAGTGGACTTGATATAAATAACTCAAATTGCGatatttgtttaaaaaaatctAAAGAATTtgctaaaaaatatgatgatcTCAATGAAAgttataataatactaaaGGCAGCCCCTATAGTCAATTATTGTCTagattatcaaatgattatgataattttaaaaatatatataaaaatccCCAAATTAGCAATTTTCCAATCCTTCCAACATATTCACGAAGAtcagtaataaaaaaaacattaatGTCAATtggatttatattttttgcagtatcaattttttttggaattgcttataag tattcattatttggatttcggaaacgatctaaaaaacatttaaaagaaaaactaaaaaaataa
- a CDS encoding PIR protein — protein sequence MDKRVCGILLSMCNSFSKNFDNKGNYQIIINGSTLNTYCANNTCSDNLGKINAGCLYLLDAFFKDNSVFKTDAKSNINIVEYIIIWLSYMLNLKQSEQNMSNLQYFYKAYINNDMYKKAINGITEYTSYKNLIDKKLDLINMNIKDISKLYDAFYALCMMHFEFNEESPDCGKYLGKAKEFVEKYKKLNVSDINKDSPYYRLLFKLSNDYDNFKKNCSVKCSDLSFPTIEKPKNYVETFEKGPEHLQAQDSEVASSNSSVKNKLFTVLSIFGVIAFLLGISYKYSLFGFRKRFQKQKLREKLKNIKKKMNQ from the exons ATGGATAAGAgagtg TGTGGAATACTCCTTTCTATGTGTAACTCGTTTTCCAAAAATTTTGACAATAAAGGAAActatcaaattattattaatggaAGCACTTTAAATACTTATTGTGCCAACAACACATGTAGTGATAATCTCGGaaaaattaatgctggatgtttatatttgcttGATGCATTCTTTAAGGATAATTCTGTGTTTAAGACTGATGCAAAAAGTAACATCAACATTGTTGAATACATTatcatatggttaagttatatgttaaacctaaagcaaagtgaacaaaatatgagcaatttacaatatttttataaggcatatataaataatgatatgtATAAAAAGGCTATAAATGGTATTACGGAGTATACTAGTTATAAGAatcttatagataaaaaacttgatttgataaatatgaatattaaagatatatctaaattatatgatgcattttatgcatTATGTATGATGCATTTTGAATTTAATGAAGAAAGTCCAGATTGTGGTAAATATTTGGGAAAAGCTAAAgaatttgttgaaaaatataaaaaacttaACGTTTctgatattaataaagatAGTCCATATTATAGATTATTGTTTAAactatcaaatgattatgataattttaaaaagaacTGTAGTGTTAAATGTTCGGATTTATCCTTCCCAACGATAGAAAAACCAAAAAATTATGTTGAAACTTTTGAAAAAGGTCCTGAACATCTTCAAGCACAAGATTCTGAAGTTGCATCATCAAATTCATCagtaaaaaacaaattatttacagttttatcgatatttggtgtaATAGCATTtcttttaggaatttcttacaag tattcgttgtttggatttcggaaacgatttcaaaaacaaaaattaagagaaaaactaaaaaatataaagaagaaaatgaatcaataa
- a CDS encoding PIR protein: MHFLKFIYCNKFDTVRSLFPDELDSGEYKFKAAKYKDYFSKSEYTNIDKINGCFLWLLKIIFENSNNFSGGANENIIIVTYIFSWLSYKLNQKTENGITKLNEFYSKYIENVQEYKGSIEKNTQYKTYIEVINKNKKLMDIDISVMSKFYDVFKNLCKMYDDLSKANNNSQEYLKYVNIFVDNYKALINENFNDTNNNLFSHVLSVLLNDYNYIKSNLYNESVKKQFPELTKEKTKAQAPGSSFKGTQMDDSSGKMPVSISQTEESISQTKVSDSETTLFSSLTINNLIPIPLILVATLILLGISYKYSLFGFRKRSQKQYLREKLKK, encoded by the exons atgcattttctcaaatttatttat TGTAATAAGTTTGATACTGTGAGGTCACTTTTTCCTGATGAATTGGATTCTGGAGAATATAAGTTTAAAGCTGCAAAATACAAAGACTATTTTTCTAAATCAGAATATACCAAtattgataaaattaatggtTGTTTCTTATGGTTgcttaaaataatttttgagaatagtaataatttttcGGGAGGtgcaaatgaaaatattattattgttacatatattttttcgtggttaagttataagtTAAATCAAAAAACAGAAAATGGAATCACTAAATTAAACGAGTTTTATAGTaagtatatagaaaatgtTCAGGAGTATAAAGGGTCTATAGAAAAGAATACGCAATATAAAACTTATATTGAggttataaataaaaataagaagCTTATGGATATTGATATTAGTGttatgtctaaattttatgatgtatttaaaaatttgtgTAAAATGTATGATGACCTTTCAAAAGCGAATAATAATAGCCaggaatatttaaaatatgttaatatttttgttgataattataaagctcttattaatgaaaattttaatgatacaaacaataatttatttagtCATGTATTGTCTGTTTTATTAAAcgattataattatataaaaagtaatttatataatgaatcTGTAAAGAAACAATTTCCAGAACTTACAAAGGAAAAAACAAAAGCACAAGCCCCTGGATCAAGTTTTAAAGGAACACAAATGGATGATTCTTCGGGTAAAATGCCAGTATCAATTTCTCAAACTGAAGAATCAATTTCTCAAACTAAAGTATCAGATTCTGAAACAACACTATTTAGTTCATTGACAATAAACAACCTAATTCCAATTCCACTCATATTGGTTGcaacattaattttattaggaATTTcctataag tattcgttatttggatttcggaaacgatcacaaaaacaatatttaagagaaaagctaaaaaaataa
- a CDS encoding PIR protein, with translation MDKKGCKLFFSLRNSISDKLDKSGNYQFINPNNFNEYCTNDKCSDNLGKVNAGCLFLLDAFFIDSTVFNSVAKSNINIIDYIIIWLSYMLNLKKSEGNISNLKYFYNTYINNDQYKKSINGVTEYKDYKDLIDKANMVNLDMRIISKFYHAFNELCMMYIEFDEQSPNCNKCSKYADEFVKKYKILNNDSDITKDGPYYKLLTRLSNDYENFKNKCNDFPSLSTIETAEKYTHSSEDASSNSSIVNKLFIVLSIFGAIAFFLGISYKYSLFGFRKRVQKQYIREKIKNIKKKMVR, from the exons atggatAAGAAAggg tgtaaaTTGTTCTTTTCTTTAAGGAACTCGATTTCCGATAAATTGGACAAATCAGGAAATTATCAATTTATTAATCCAAACAATTTCAATGAGTATTGTACTAATGACAAATGTAGTGATAATCTCGGAAAAGttaatgctggatgtttatttTTGCTTGATGCATTCTTTATTGATTCTACTGTGTTTAATTCTGTTGCCAAAAGTAACATCAATATTATTGATTACATTatcatatggttaagttatatgttaaacctaaagAAAAGTGAAGGAAATATAAGCaatctaaaatatttttataatacatatataaataatgatcaGTATAAAAAGTCTATAAATGGTGTTACAGAGTACAAAGattataaggatcttatagataAAGCAAATATGGTGAATCTGGATATGAGaattatatctaaattttatcaCGCATTTAATGAATTATGTATGATGTATATTGAATTTGATGAACAAAGTCCAAATTGCAATAAATGTTCGAAATATGCTGatgaatttgttaaaaaatataaaatacttAATAACGATTCTGATATTACTAAAGATGGTccatattataaattattgacTAGactatcaaatgattatgaaaattttaaaaataaatgtaacgATTTTCCATCCCTTTCAACGATAGAAACAGCAgaaaaatatacacataGTTCTGAAGATGCATCATCAAATTCGTCAATagtaaacaaattatttatagttttatcaatatttggtgcaatcgcattttttttgggaatttcttataag tattcattatttggatttcggaaacgagttcaaaaacaatatataagagaaaaaataaaaaatataaagaagaaaatggttcgttaa
- a CDS encoding PIR protein, with translation MDNRICGRFDLLRKYLPDDLNSTSKDINRLGDAKNYCSNGKSEEAECKTEVDKINAGFIWLFEQNIINRITGFSDSKDPSGKKHKVFIIYIMLWLNFKLNQKKHAEITEFNDFYNKYIEDNTNYTKCKKKINNDNYGDCSSSLKKNTGYTNFKEFIDENKCLMDIGINDVSNFYDAFKSLCNMYTELNANEKTSKKYLDCAKEFVEKYKKLLNNNDIDTEDSPYYQVFSTLSNDYNNFKSYCNKHKVNCDDIPPLPEKKTTQNPVQSFQSNSEPSSEVISPSSSITNKLIIVLSIFGAIAFFLGISYKYSLFGFRKRSQKQHLREKIKK, from the exons atggatAACCGAAta TGTGGAAGGTTTGATTTATTGAGAAAATATTTACCCGATGACTTAAACTCTACAAGTAAAGATATTAATAGATTAGGGGATGCTAAAAATTATTGCTCTAATGGAAAATCAGAAGAAGCAGAATGTAAGACTGAGgtcgataaaataaatgctgGATTTATATGGTTGTTCGagcaaaatattattaataggATTACTGGTTTTAGTGATTCTAAAGATCCTAGTGGTAAAAAGCATAAAgtgtttattatatacattatgttatggttaaattttaaattgaaTCAAAAGAAGCATGCAGAAATCACAgaatttaatgatttttataataaatatatagaagaTAATACGAATTATactaaatgtaaaaaaaaaattaataatgataattatgGGGATTGTAGTAGTTCATTAAAAAAGAACACGGGATATACGAATTTTAAGGAGTTCATAGATGAAAACAAATGTTTGATGGATATTGGTATTAATGATGtgtctaatttttatgatgcctttaaatcattatgcaACATGTATACTGAACTTAATGCAAACGAAAAAACATCTAAGAAATATTTAGATTGTGCTAAAgaatttgttgaaaaatataaaaaactgcttaataataatgatattgATACTGAAGATAGTCCATATTATCAAGTATTTtctacattatcaaatgattataacaattttaaaagTTATTGTAATAAACATAAGGTTAATTGTGACGATATTCCACCCCTTCCAGAGAAAAAAACAACACAAAATCCTGTACAAAGTTTTCAATCGAATTCTGAACCGAGTTCTGAAGTTATATCaccaagttcgtcgataacaaacaaattaattatagttttatcgatatttggtgcaatagcattttttttaggaatttcttataag tattcattatttggatttcggaagcgatctcaaaaacaacatttaagagaaaagataaaaaaataa